DNA sequence from the Acanthochromis polyacanthus isolate Apoly-LR-REF ecotype Palm Island chromosome 5, KAUST_Apoly_ChrSc, whole genome shotgun sequence genome:
AGGCGTTAAGTGccatttctgtgtatttgttaTGCTAATTGAACGAAGTTGTTAACTGCTATCAGTGTTTTAGCTAGTTCTGCATTCACCGGCTAATCTGTCAGCAGTGACgataatttgtgtttgtgacCTAATTTCGTTATCTAACTGCACTTGCTGTTTATGTAGCTGGCCCAGTGTCTGGGTAACTTGTTGCTTGAAATTAATAAGCACTGGAAATGTTAGCTTACACCAAGTATTCAATTTGCATTTCTTGTTTATTGTCTATTTCAGAACCACACATCTTGCCATGTTTGATAACTTTATGTAACTGACTGGACATCAGTAAAGAGGAGAACTGTACATCTGCCTACGGTGCTTCTCTGATCGGAACACATTCATATCTTTCACCTACTCAGAACTAAATTCAGAAGTCCATACTTCttcacatgtatatatatatacatatatatatatatatatatatatatatatatatatatatatatatatatatatatatatatatatacacacacacacacatacatctatacacacacacacacatacatatgtatatatatatatatatatatatatatataaatgtatgtatataATCATCCTAATGTTTGTTCTGTCAGTGTTTAACACCAGTCTGAGGTGGAACAGATGTGACTGAAGATGTTCCAACATAAGGCAGCAGTAAATGATGGAGTCATCAGCATAAAGACCAACAGATACCTTGATGTTTTCACATAAATGATAAAGTGAGAGGGTTCTAAGACAGAACCTTGTGGAACATCGCTGGTCAATCTGTCCAGTCTCTGCACATTGTAACGTCTGTAGTTAATGCGGTCCACATGTTTGCTAACAGGAATCCAAGCTAGAATAGATTCAAACTCATTTCCTGTAGGAGGAACTCTTCTAGGAACTCCAACAGCATCAGTTAGACGTGTTAGACCAGTTGGAAACATCTACAGTTCCTCTGCATGTCCAACCTCCAACTTTACCCACATAGGTGGTGTTTCTGCTGGTCAGGCAGGTGTAGTTGTCTGACTGAGGCTGGAGAACAGGAGGATATGATCACCTGTGACAGGAAAAGAGAAGTCAAAGCAGGACAGTTAGTAGGATCGTAAGACATGAGTAAGACAAGGACACAGTCAGAGCCAATAGGATCTCTGTGTTAAAGCAGAGGGACATAAACTACCTACTGTTAGTTCTTTATGTTTCATAGGATCAACATCAGGTTCTACTGACGTTCTACTGCACGGAGGTTCTAGTCTGAATTACTGAACATCATCAGAACATAAACAGAACATTAACAGAACATCATCAGAACATTAACAGAATATTAACAGAACATCATCAGAACATTAACAGAACATTAACAGAACATCATCAGAACATTAACAGAACATTAACAGAACATTAACAGAACATCATCAGAACATTAACAGAACATTAACAGAACATCATCAGAACATTAACAGAACATTAACAGAACATTAACAGAACATTAACAGAACATCATCAGAACATTAACAGAACATCATCAGAACATTAACAGAACATTAGAAGAACATTATCAGTGTAATCAGCTGGTTCTGGAGGGGTCCAGGAGGAACTGATGGATGTTCTACTTGCATGATCCTCAGAGTGTTCTATGAATGTTTGCTTTAGATTCTGAACCTTCAGAACCATGACGTCTGTTTCTGTCCACAGGTTTTACAATCTTCACCTGAACTTTACAATCCAGACCAGAAAACTCCTGAACTGGTCCAGAGGAACCTTCACGAGATGGCATCAAAACCAGGAAGGTCCAGCAGACAGCTGCCTGTTGGTTTCTATGAATTAGAGAAAAAACTTAGTAAAGCAGGAACTAAATTCATCCACCAGTTTGACACCAAAGAATCAAGGATGAGAGAGATAGTGGAAGAGTTACGGAGAATTTCTGAGAAAGTAAAAAGAGTGCAGAGAAGGACAGACAAAGGTAGAGAAACAGGAGTAGTAGCAGGTGGAGTTGGACTTGCAGTAGGACTTGGACTTGGACTTCTTGCAGCTCCGTTTACTGGAGGAGCGAGTttagctgttgttgttgctggtgGTGGAGCTattggtgctggtggtggtatAGGTGTGGTTCTTGGTGCAAATTTGGACAAGATGTGCTCAGAAAAGGATTGTGCAACAGCAGTAAAAACACTGGGGAAAGAATTTCAGGAGATTGTTGAACCACTGAAGAGAACCCTGGAAGAAATAAAGGAGACATGTGAAACACTGGAGGTCAAAGCAGCTGAAGATCAGTCTGGAAAAGCTCTGATCAACATGGAGGAGTATGAGGGGATCCTCAGACGAGTGTCTGAACTGAAGGTGCAAAGTATAGAAGCTCTTCTTGTAGCTACGCTATCAACGCAGACGATACAAAATCTGGTGATTCTCATTGTTAGAGTCTTCAGACTCACTCCAACCCCTGAGGAGGACAGAGAGTTAAGAGATGCCATCATCCAGTCAGCTGATCAGAGCCAGAAGGTCACTGATGAGtttgaaaagatgaaaacacatttgaagGAGATGTTCAACGACTTGTAAGGTTGGAGGTTCAGCCACTGACGGCTCTGGATGGAAACCAGCTGAAAACCAGAAATAAAGGAAGTAAAGTGTAAAAGTTCAGTTCAGTCACCATGAAGAATGAACTCAGAGATCTGAACATCTTCTGGTTCCTCCTCAGACCTTCATGCTGCatctagaaatgtcttcaacaccttctgacctcatgcagccccagatcatcacactcccacctccatgcttcaccatcaggaccatccatccactgtggtagtcctggtcaggttctcaccaaacatctggactccatctgagcccaactcattgatcttcatctgaccaaagaatgttctccagcatccatcaggcttcttctcatgttcaggtttagttctggtcctctgtccatagaggttgatgttctgaaggttccttcacattgactctggtttccatggagaacccTTTGAACCACATCTGAAGCAGCTGGACTCACTTTGGTTCTTTGACTTTCTGCTCTGAACTTTTCATCTTCATGGAGATCCTTCCATGTTTGTTGATGCCGATCTTTGTAGAAACTgatgctttatgaaatgggaGATGTTTTAAGTGCtataatgttcataagaaaCGGGGGTATAAGAAGTTAAGAGCTAAGGTGAACTAAGGACAAATGTTCACAGTAAAGGTTGTTAAACTGGAAATAGACTTCAGGGATTTTTGTAAGTCTGTGCAGATTGTGCCAAAGATTGCATAATGGGGTGTCAGTGAGAGTTAGATGCTGACATCAGCTTCTCCATTTCCTGatcagcagacaggagagatcaggGGGGTGGCTAGATGGTCCAAAAGATAGTTTTAGTTCCTCAAACATGGAGAGGTCTTATGATCGATGAGGGGGAAGAGTGAGTGAGTTGGGAGAGGGGAAAACATGAAGTCATTGCTTATGTCAATTTAGTATGAGATCATTGCGTATGTAAAATCTGAAGGGGTTCAGTTTAGTATAAAGTACACCTGATAAAGAAGCAAGTGGGGAGTTGTTGTGAGGTAACCACTCGGAGCAAGTCGTCTGACTGGCTCCTGGTGGCAACAGCTGTGATCAGAGAGGATTTTACCACGGAGGGGTGATTCAACATGTTCTGCAACGGAATAACTGTTCTACTGGAATAATGGACTAAAGGACTGCTCTTTCTGCACGGTTTGAggattcagaatcagaatcacttttatttgccaagtatgtgagcacatacaaggaatctgactccggtattttacagtaccctcttgtactagacaaatagaaaattaaataataaacataaattatgtaacaaaaaaaatactaacataactttaacattatgtaataagaaaaattaacatAACATAGCGTAACATAACATGacataacaacataaaataacttaaagtgAACAGTGAAAATGGTGCATTTCTGGAGCTGATGTACATGATGTACAGATatagatcatttttatttacacagaATATGAAGGGGTgccatggctcagtgggtagagtggccgtcttgtaactggaaggttgccagttTGATCCTTTGTGTTCATGtcaggtgtccctgagcaagacccctaacccctaactgctcctggtgggttgtggttagcgccttgcatggcagcttccaccatcagtgggtgaatgtgacgtatcatgtaaagcgctttggataaaaacgctacataaatacaaccatttaccatttagaaTATACAGAATGTGTTTAGCTCCAGAGGACTGTGGTCTGAGAATAATCCTGATTGAAGGAACGTTACTGAATTCTATTGTCTCTGTGAGGAACACCACCAGAGGGAATTAACAAAGTTTCTATTGGCccaaacgacaaaaaaggaTAGaagcagatctaaatctgggcTGAACCCCCTCCACTTCCCCCTGAACCGGTGAGCCTCGGAGGCTCGTGGGTCTCCAGGTGAGCGGTGGCCACACCGACTGCTCTCCAACCTGCAAATGACTTAATGTGGGTGATTATTACTTTTCTATTATGTAAGCATAGTTCCATTCATGAGTCGTGATAGTCAGTTGGAAGAATATTAATGTTGATGTTTTGAATCAGTCTCATTGAGTTTTGTGATTCTTGAGCTATTGCTGCCCCTGCtcaaatattataataaacatTTATCCTGAAATGAAATTGAACTGACTGGAAATTCACTTTATCCCTATCACAATGATTAATCATATGTATATTTTCTCTGGTGGTAAAAAGTCAGGCTAATGTGTGCATTACATGTAAAAAGGTTCTGAAAGTTACCTCGTCTCTGGGGCCGTCGGTGGTCTTATTTAAACTTATCCCTGGAGTTATTCATGTGCAAACCTCTAAACTTTAACCTTAACTTACCAAGTGCCAAATCTGTTAAGAGGAAAGCTGCTATTAACAGACGTGAATGGTAAATTAATTCAAAAATTCGACATTCGGGACAGgcgtctggatgaaggcagtgagcaGCTCGGTGAATTTCCTCACCGACCAGCTTAATCGTCCCTCAGATCCCACCTGGGTTAGaccctctgggctgcaggaaccaGCGATTCTCTGACGATAAATTCAATAAATTTAGGAGATAACTGCTCATtggattctctctctctctttctcttttgcaCTATGAGCCATCTTTTCTTAATCCTTTattcaaaaatggtccaaacaTTTCAGTTGTCTTCTCCTATAGTGGACTGCTCAGTTTGAACCCTTTCCAATGACCAAACCGAGTATCTTCAGCAGTGACTCGGTTTGGTTTCCAGTGACCCGAGTCACTGCTGAAGATACTCAGGTCACGAGTCAGGTCTCAGGACTTTGTGAAAAAGTTAAAGGTTTCACAGCCTGACAGAGAACCGAGTGGATCAGGTCCGAGTTCCTCAGCACATGAATGGAGACTATAAAGTGGAGCTGAGCGGCTCACCTGAGCTCAGGTGTGTCGGGTTTCAGGTGTAAACAGTCATCAGAGTGTGTGATGACAGGAAGGGTGTGTGTCGACGCTTTCATCTGCTAAGACGGGATTCAGACGAGGAAACGGAAAACACTCATTTCTGTCAGCTGGGACGGAACAACGAGAACGTTTACACCTCCAGAGTCACAGATCTATAGAGTTATAGATCCATAGAGTTATAGATTCAGAGCTATAGATCTATAGAGTCCTACTTCTGTATTTACAGGTCTAAACTATGAGTCAACAATTCTAGAACATCCCAGTATTCCCACTATTTTAACTGTAGTTCCAGTGGTCCAGTCTGCCCTTATGAGCAGAACTCTAGATGTTCTTTGTTGTTCAGTTCTGGGGAATCTGACCTTTATTAACCTCTGATGGTTCAACACATTCACTAGACTGGACCACTGGAACTACAGAAAAacactgggaacactgggaTGTTCTACGACCTTAGACCAGTGTTTAGATCTACAGATTTACATTATCTGATTAATATTAATAGATTCATGTTTATAGATTTATAGTTATAATTAATATCAATAGATTTATATTGATAGATTCATATTAAtagatttatatttatttatttatttacttgagTTTCTCTCCTCACCTGACGCCCATCACACACCTGGAGGGGCGGAGCTTCAGCAGGCAGCAGCAGGTAGAGCTGCACCTCCTCATCCAGGTCAGAGAGAAGGAGGACGAGCTGCAGGTGAGACGGACACGCACGacagatacacaacagacacacaacagatacacaacagacacacaacagatacacaacagatgcacaacagacacacagatacacaacagacacacaacagacacacaaccgatacacaacagacacacaacagatacacagacacacaacagacacacagatacacaacagacacacaacagatacacaaaaGATACACAACAGATACATAagaaatacacaacagacacacaacagatgcacaacagacacagatacacaacagatacacagatacacaacagacacacaacagacacacaacagatacacagacacacaacagacacacaacagatacataagaaatacacaacagacacacaacagatacacagacacacaacagacacacaacagatacacagacacacaacagacacacaacagatacataagaaatacacaacagacacacaacagatgcacaacagacacacagatacacaacagatacacagatacacaacagacacacaacagacacacaacagatacacagacacacaacagacacacaacagatacataagaaatacacaacagacacacaacaaatacacaacagacacacaacagatacacaacaaacaacagatacacaacagacacacaacagatacacaacagatacacagacacacaacagatacacaacagacacacaacagatacacagacacacaacagatacacaacaaatacacaacagacacacaacagacacacaacagatacacaacagacacacgacAGATACACAAAAGATACACAACAGATACATAagaaatacacaacagacacacaacagatgcacaacagacacacagatacacaacagacacacagatacacaacagacacacaacagacacacagatacacaacagacacacgacagatacacaacagacacacaacagatacataagaaatacacaacagacacacaacagatgcacaacagacacacagatacacaacagatacacagatacacaacagacacacaacagacacacaacagatacacagacacacaacagacacacaacagatacataagaaatacacaacagacacacaacaaatacacaacagacacacaacagatacacaacaaacaacagatacacaacagacacacaacagatacacagacacacaacagatacacaacagacacacaacagatacacagacacacaacagatacacaacaaatacacaacagacacacaacagatacacaacaaacaacagatacacaacagacacacaacagatacacaacagatacacagacacacaacagatacacaacagacacacaacagatacacaacagacacacaacagatacacagcagacacacaacagatacacaacagacacacaacagatacacagacacacaacagatacacaacaaatacacaacagacacacaacagacacacaacagatacacaacagacacacaacagacacacagacacacaacagatacacaacaaatacacaacagacacacaacaaatacacaacagatacacaacagacTCAGTGAAGTCGACTGATTGATTGTGTTGTTGGTTcttgtggttctgctggttcttgtggttctgctggttcttgtggttctgttggttcttgAGGTTcttgtggttctgctggttcttgtggttctgctggttcttgtggttctgttggttcttgAGGTTcttgtggttctgctggttcttgtggttctgctggttcttgtggttctgttggttcttgAGGTTcttgtggttctgctggttcttgtggttctgttggttcttgAGGTtcttgtggttctgttggttcttcaGACTCCTCAttcatgtctttgttttaaaaGACAGATGAGAACAAACTGAAGGTAGTGTTGAGATCATCGGGTTCTTGTGATTTTGTGAATCTGCAGAGAACATTAAAGCTGTTTAGAACCTTTCAGGTAAGAACTCAGGTTCTGTTCCCACTTTATCAGTTATCTCGAACCAAActtaagaaaataaacaggtTCAGGATCTCCAGGAACAAAACCAACAGTCACGAGATGTGGAGAGAACAGACAGAACAGTTCCATCAGAACCATTAGATGGATTCAGTAGAGAACAGAACTGAATTATTGGTTCCATAAAATTCCTCAAAGTGTTTATTTACAAATGAGTTCACAGTTCTACTGAAATACAGACTTTGGTCCACAATTTCACCAACTTCAGAGGCTCATGTTCTAACGTTCAAACATTCTACTGTTCTATCATCCTGATATTGTAACGTTCTGATGTTCTACCATTATACTGTTCTAATATCCTGATATTCTAATGTTTTGATGTAATGTTGTAACATTTTAATGTCCCAATGTTTTAATTATCTAATGTCCTGATGTAACGATCACCAAACgttctgttgtatttttctaATGTTCTACTATACTACGGTTCTAACAATCTAATGTTCTGATGTTCTAGTGATCTTGTGTTCTAATGTTGTAATGTTCTAACTTTCTATTGTTCTAGCgttctgatgttttattgttATAACATGCTTTACCATTCTGATGTTCTATTTTTCTAACGTCCTGATGTTCTGATGTTATAATGTTCTCGTGTTAGAACACTAGAACACTACTGTtctaatagaatagaatagaatagaatagaaagcctttattgtcattgtataacgggtaaacaatgaaataagaaaaacaagagcTTTAAATTGCACATACTGATAAAGTGACTTTGCATATTGTTCTTGGAGGTGAGTGGAGATTCAGTGTGAAATGAATATTGCACAAGATTGCATGTATGATGCGTGTTCCCGGTCatgttattgtcattgtgttcatgttttcttgttgttcagAGCACTGATGGCTCTGGGGAAGAAACTGTCCCTGAGTCTATTCGTTCCTGTTTTATGTGCTCTGTAGTGTTATGTTCTAACGTTCTAACATTCTGATGTTCTTGTGTTATAATGTTCCATTGTCCTTTTCTTATGCTATAACGTTTTAACGTTCTGATGTTCTTATAACGTTCTAGTGTTCTGATGTTCTTATGTTTTAACGTTTTGATGCTCTAGTGTTGTAACGTTCTGATGTTCTTATGTTATAATGTTCTAGTGTTCTGATGTTCTTATGTTATAATGTTGTAACGTTTTGATGCTCTAGTGTTATAACGTTCTGATGTTCTTGTTATAATGTTCTAGTGTTCTGATGCTCTTATAACGTTCtagtgtcctgatgttcttaTGTTATGTTTTAACGTTTTGATGCTCTAGTGTTATAACATTCTGATGTTCTTGCGTTATAATGTTCCATTGTCCTTTTCTTATGCTATAACGTTTTAACGTTCTGATGTTCTAACGTTCTAGTGTTCTGATGTTCTTATGTTATGTTTTAACGTTTTGATGCTCTAGTGTTGTAACGTTCTGATGCTCTTATGTTATAATGTTCTAGTGTTCTGATGTTATGTTATAATGTTCTAGTGTTCTGATG
Encoded proteins:
- the LOC127533923 gene encoding sex-determining region Y protein-like; the encoded protein is MHNRHRYTTDTQIHNRHTTDTQQIHRHTTDTQQIHKKYTTDTQQIHRHTTDTQQIHRHTTDTQQIHKKYTTDTQQMHNRHTDTQQIHRYTTDTQQTHNRYTDTQQTHNRYIRNTQQTHNKYTTDTQQIHNKQQIHNRHTTDTQQIHRHTTDTQQTHNRYTDTQQIHNKYTTDTQQTHNRYTTDTRQIHKRYTTDT